One stretch of Streptomyces sp. R21 DNA includes these proteins:
- a CDS encoding aminoglycoside N(3)-acetyltransferase yields the protein MPTPPPTGPLVTRSTLARQLRELGVRPGETLLVHSSLSSLGWVPGAAVAVVQGLLDALGPGGTLVVPTQTGDLSDPALWGNPPVPEHWWAGIRASMPSYDPLITPSRGVGVLPETVRTWPGALRSAHPQTSFAALGPRASAVVDGHAPDCRLGERSPLARLEELGARVLLLGAGYDACTSFHLAEYRIPSPLVEVGRPGPDGWEVVTEVSISSDRFDELGHDFERDRPVVRGRVGAADARLFPVADAVAYAERWLALHRPREDWAEAPGDRTTRRRP from the coding sequence ATGCCCACACCCCCTCCGACCGGCCCACTCGTCACCCGGAGCACCCTCGCGCGGCAGCTGCGCGAGCTGGGCGTACGACCCGGCGAGACGCTGCTCGTGCACTCCTCGCTCAGCTCCCTCGGCTGGGTCCCCGGCGCCGCGGTGGCCGTCGTCCAGGGACTCCTGGACGCTCTCGGCCCGGGCGGCACTCTGGTGGTCCCCACCCAGACCGGCGACCTCTCGGACCCGGCCCTGTGGGGCAATCCGCCGGTGCCCGAGCACTGGTGGGCCGGCATTCGCGCCTCGATGCCGTCGTACGACCCCCTGATCACCCCGTCGCGCGGGGTGGGCGTGCTCCCGGAGACCGTGCGCACCTGGCCGGGCGCCCTGCGCAGCGCGCACCCGCAGACCTCGTTCGCGGCGCTCGGCCCGCGCGCGTCGGCCGTCGTCGACGGGCACGCGCCGGACTGCCGGCTCGGCGAGCGCAGCCCGCTGGCCCGCCTCGAGGAGCTGGGCGCCCGGGTGCTGCTGCTCGGCGCGGGATACGACGCGTGCACGAGCTTCCATCTGGCCGAGTACCGCATTCCGTCGCCGCTGGTCGAGGTGGGCCGTCCGGGCCCGGACGGCTGGGAGGTGGTCACCGAGGTGTCGATCAGCTCGGACCGCTTCGACGAGCTGGGGCACGACTTCGAGCGGGACCGTCCGGTCGTACGGGGCCGGGTGGGCGCCGCCGATGCGCGGCTGTTCCCCGTGGCCGACGCGGTGGCCTACGCCGAACGGTGGCTGGCGCTGCACCGTCCGCGCGAGGACTGGGCCGAGGCCCCCGGCGACCGGACCACCCGGCGACGTCCTTAG
- a CDS encoding helix-turn-helix transcriptional regulator yields the protein MKNVGEARETPTGAPQEELATGERSTRNRVARSILDHGPSTVADLAGRLGLTQAAVRRHLDALVADDVVEAREQRVYGARTRGRPAKVFALTDCGRDAFDQSYDKLAADALRWIAEREGGQEAVVAFARARIAAQAGAYREAVEAAAPEERAEALAKALSADGYAATAKNAPLPQKGEQLCQHHCPVAHVAEQFPQLCEAETEIFSQLLGTHVQRLATIAHGDGVCTTFIPKTAHNASASTAGRNPA from the coding sequence GTGAAAAACGTCGGCGAGGCTCGGGAGACCCCCACGGGGGCCCCTCAGGAAGAGCTCGCGACCGGGGAGCGGAGCACCCGCAACCGGGTCGCGCGATCCATCCTGGACCACGGCCCCTCGACCGTCGCCGATCTCGCCGGGCGCCTCGGCCTCACGCAGGCCGCCGTCCGCCGGCATCTCGACGCGCTGGTGGCCGACGACGTCGTGGAAGCACGCGAGCAGCGGGTCTACGGCGCGCGTACCCGCGGGCGTCCCGCCAAGGTGTTCGCCCTGACCGACTGCGGTCGCGACGCCTTCGACCAGTCGTACGACAAGCTCGCCGCGGACGCACTCCGCTGGATCGCGGAGCGCGAGGGCGGGCAGGAAGCCGTCGTCGCCTTCGCCCGCGCCAGGATCGCCGCCCAGGCCGGCGCCTACCGCGAGGCGGTGGAGGCCGCGGCCCCCGAAGAGCGGGCCGAAGCGCTGGCCAAGGCCTTGAGCGCGGACGGGTACGCTGCTACGGCGAAGAACGCGCCCCTTCCGCAGAAGGGCGAGCAGCTCTGCCAGCACCACTGTCCGGTCGCCCACGTGGCCGAGCAGTTCCCGCAGCTGTGCGAGGCGGAGACCGAGATCTTCTCCCAGCTGCTCGGCACGCACGTCCAGCGGCTGGCCACCATCGCCCACGGCGATGGCGTATGCACCACGTTTATCCCCAAGACCGCACATAACGCATCTGCAAGCACCGCCGGGAGGAACCCCGCATGA
- the sufB gene encoding Fe-S cluster assembly protein SufB — translation MTLPIEETAHPELEGLGTYEYGWADSDVAGASAKRGINEDVVRDISGKKNEPEWMTKLRLKGLRLFEKKPMPNWGSDLSGIDFDNIKYFVRSTEKQAESWEDLPEDIKNTYDKLGIPEAEKQRLVAGVAAQYESEVVYHQIREDLEEQGVIFLDTDTALKEHPELFKEYFGTVIPVGDNKFASLNTAVWSGGSFIYVPKGVHVEIPLQAYFRINTENMGQFERTLIIVDEDAYVHYVEGCTAPIYKSDSLHSAVVEIIVKKGARCRYTTIQNWSNNVYNLVTKRAVAYEGATMEWIDGNIGSKVTMKYPAVYLMGEHAKGETLSIAFAGEGQHQDAGSKMVHMAPNTSSNIVSKSVARGGGRTSYRGLVEIGEGAHGSKSNVLCDALLVDTISRSDTYPYVDVREDDVSMGHEATVSKVSEDQLFYLMSRGLTEFEAMAMIVRGFVEPIAKELPMEYALELNRLIELQMEGAVG, via the coding sequence ATGACGCTCCCCATCGAGGAGACTGCCCACCCTGAGCTCGAGGGTCTGGGCACGTACGAATACGGCTGGGCCGACTCCGACGTGGCCGGTGCCTCTGCCAAGCGCGGCATCAACGAGGACGTCGTCCGGGACATCTCCGGGAAGAAGAACGAGCCGGAGTGGATGACCAAGCTCCGTCTCAAGGGCCTGCGCCTCTTCGAGAAGAAGCCCATGCCGAACTGGGGCTCGGACCTGTCGGGCATCGACTTCGACAACATCAAGTACTTCGTGCGCTCCACGGAGAAGCAGGCGGAGTCCTGGGAGGACCTGCCCGAGGACATCAAGAACACGTACGACAAGCTCGGCATCCCCGAGGCGGAGAAGCAGCGCCTCGTCGCGGGCGTCGCGGCCCAGTACGAGTCCGAGGTCGTCTACCACCAGATCCGCGAGGACCTGGAGGAGCAGGGTGTCATCTTCCTGGACACCGACACCGCCCTGAAGGAGCACCCCGAGCTCTTCAAGGAGTACTTCGGCACGGTCATCCCGGTCGGCGACAACAAGTTCGCGTCGCTGAACACCGCGGTGTGGTCCGGCGGCTCCTTCATCTACGTGCCGAAGGGCGTGCACGTCGAGATCCCGCTCCAGGCCTACTTCCGTATCAACACGGAGAACATGGGCCAGTTCGAGCGGACGCTGATCATCGTCGACGAGGACGCCTACGTCCACTACGTCGAGGGTTGTACGGCGCCGATCTACAAGTCGGACTCCCTGCACTCCGCGGTCGTCGAGATCATCGTGAAGAAGGGCGCCCGCTGCCGTTACACGACCATCCAGAACTGGTCGAACAACGTCTACAACCTGGTCACCAAGCGCGCCGTGGCGTACGAGGGCGCGACCATGGAGTGGATCGACGGCAACATCGGCTCCAAGGTCACCATGAAGTACCCGGCCGTCTACCTGATGGGCGAGCACGCCAAGGGCGAGACCCTCTCCATCGCCTTCGCGGGCGAGGGCCAGCACCAGGACGCCGGCTCCAAGATGGTCCACATGGCGCCGAACACCTCCTCCAACATCGTGTCGAAGTCGGTGGCCCGTGGCGGCGGCCGTACCTCGTACCGCGGTCTGGTCGAGATCGGCGAGGGCGCCCACGGCTCCAAGTCGAACGTGCTGTGCGACGCGCTGCTCGTCGACACCATCTCCCGCTCCGACACGTACCCCTACGTGGACGTCCGCGAGGACGACGTGTCCATGGGCCACGAGGCGACCGTCTCCAAGGTCTCCGAGGACCAGCTCTTCTACCTGATGAGCCGCGGTCTCACGGAGTTCGAGGCGATGGCGATGATCGTGCGCGGCTTCGTCGAGCCGATCGCCAAGGAGCTGCCCATGGAGTACGCCCTCGAGCTCAACCGGCTGATCGAGCTCCAGATGGAAGGCGCGGTCGGCTAA
- the sufD gene encoding Fe-S cluster assembly protein SufD, with product MAEAQNIPVGSTTAGQIAVAAESTVATRMSAPPSFDVQDFPVPHGREEEWRFTPLERLRGLHDGTAVATGDGVKVDIEAPEGVIVETVGRDDARLGKAGTPVDRVAAQAYSAFEKAGVVTVPKETVLTEPIRIAVHGEGGVAYGHQVVELGAFAEAVVVIDHTGDAVLAANVDYILGDGAKLTVVSVQDWDDKAVHVGQHNALIGRDATFKSFVVTFGGDLVRLHPRVAYAGTGGEAELFGLYFTDAGQHQEHRLLVDHNTPHCKSNVAYKGALQGEGAHAVWIGDVLIEAKAEGTDTYEMNRNLVLTDGARVDSVPNLEIETGEIVGAGHASATGRFDDEQLFYLMARGIPADEARRLVVRGFFAELVQQIGVDDIEERLLVKIDEELEATV from the coding sequence ATGGCTGAGGCTCAGAACATCCCCGTGGGCTCCACCACCGCGGGCCAGATCGCGGTGGCCGCCGAGTCGACCGTCGCCACGCGCATGAGCGCGCCCCCGTCCTTCGACGTGCAGGACTTCCCGGTCCCGCACGGCCGCGAGGAGGAGTGGCGGTTCACGCCGCTGGAGCGGCTGCGCGGGCTGCACGACGGCACCGCGGTCGCCACCGGCGACGGCGTGAAGGTCGACATCGAGGCCCCCGAGGGCGTCATCGTCGAGACCGTCGGCCGCGACGACGCCCGGCTCGGCAAGGCCGGCACCCCGGTGGACCGCGTCGCCGCCCAGGCGTACTCCGCCTTCGAGAAGGCCGGCGTGGTCACCGTCCCCAAGGAGACGGTGCTCACCGAGCCGATCCGCATCGCGGTGCACGGCGAGGGTGGCGTGGCCTACGGCCACCAGGTCGTCGAGCTGGGAGCCTTCGCCGAGGCCGTCGTCGTCATCGACCACACCGGTGACGCCGTGCTCGCCGCCAACGTCGACTACATCCTGGGCGACGGCGCCAAGCTGACCGTCGTCTCCGTCCAGGACTGGGACGACAAGGCCGTGCACGTGGGCCAGCACAACGCGCTGATCGGCCGGGACGCCACCTTCAAGTCGTTCGTGGTCACCTTCGGCGGCGACCTCGTACGCCTGCACCCGCGCGTCGCCTACGCCGGCACCGGTGGCGAGGCCGAGCTCTTCGGCCTGTACTTCACGGACGCGGGCCAGCACCAGGAGCACCGCCTCCTGGTCGACCACAACACCCCGCACTGCAAGTCCAACGTCGCCTACAAGGGCGCGCTCCAGGGCGAGGGTGCCCACGCGGTGTGGATCGGCGACGTCCTCATCGAGGCCAAGGCCGAGGGCACCGACACATACGAGATGAACCGCAACCTGGTTCTGACCGACGGCGCCCGCGTCGACTCCGTGCCGAACCTGGAGATCGAGACCGGCGAGATCGTCGGCGCCGGCCACGCCTCGGCGACCGGCCGCTTCGACGACGAGCAGCTCTTCTACCTGATGGCCCGCGGCATCCCCGCCGACGAGGCCCGCCGACTGGTGGTCCGCGGCTTCTTCGCCGAGCTGGTCCAGCAGATCGGCGTCGACGACATCGAAGAGCGCCTTCTCGTGAAGATCGACGAGGAGCTGGAGGCGACGGTCTGA
- a CDS encoding bifunctional 3-phenylpropionate/cinnamic acid dioxygenase ferredoxin subunit, protein MTAPSTFVRACGLSELEENTPTRVELDGTPVSVVKTEGEVFAIHDICSHANVSLSEGEVEDCQIECWLHGSSFDLRTGKPSGLPATRPVPVYPVKIEGDDVFVSLTQES, encoded by the coding sequence ATGACTGCCCCTTCGACCTTCGTGCGCGCCTGCGGGCTGAGCGAGCTGGAGGAGAACACCCCGACGCGGGTGGAACTCGACGGCACGCCGGTCTCGGTCGTCAAGACCGAGGGGGAGGTGTTCGCGATCCACGACATCTGCTCGCACGCGAACGTCTCGCTCTCCGAGGGCGAGGTGGAGGACTGTCAGATCGAGTGCTGGCTGCACGGCTCCAGCTTCGACCTCCGCACCGGCAAGCCGTCCGGCCTTCCCGCGACGCGACCCGTCCCCGTATACCCCGTAAAGATCGAAGGAGACGACGTGTTCGTCTCCCTCACCCAGGAGTCCTGA
- the sufC gene encoding Fe-S cluster assembly ATPase SufC, with amino-acid sequence MATLEIHDLHVTVEADNATKEILKGVDLTVKQGETHAIMGPNGSGKSTLAYSLAGHPKYTITGGTVTLDGEDVLEMSVDERARAGLFLAMQYPVEIPGVSVSNFLRTSATAVRGEAPKLRTWVKEVKETMERLSMDPAFAERNVNEGFSGGEKKRHEILQLELLKPKIAILDETDSGLDVDALRVVSEGVNRVRETGEVGTLLITHYTRILRYIKPDFVHVFSAGRIVESGGAELADKLENEGYEAYTKGGVSA; translated from the coding sequence ATGGCAACGCTTGAAATCCACGACCTGCACGTCACCGTCGAGGCCGACAACGCCACGAAGGAGATCCTCAAGGGCGTCGACCTCACCGTGAAGCAGGGCGAGACGCACGCCATCATGGGCCCCAACGGCTCCGGCAAGTCGACGCTCGCCTACTCGCTCGCGGGTCACCCGAAGTACACGATCACCGGCGGCACCGTCACCCTCGACGGTGAGGACGTCCTGGAGATGTCCGTCGACGAGCGCGCCCGCGCCGGCCTGTTCCTCGCGATGCAGTACCCGGTCGAGATCCCCGGTGTCTCCGTCTCCAACTTCCTGCGCACCTCGGCCACGGCCGTGCGCGGCGAGGCCCCCAAGCTGCGCACCTGGGTGAAGGAGGTCAAGGAGACCATGGAGCGCCTCTCCATGGACCCCGCCTTCGCCGAGCGCAACGTGAACGAGGGCTTCTCCGGCGGTGAGAAGAAGCGCCACGAGATCCTTCAGCTGGAGCTGCTCAAGCCGAAGATCGCGATCCTCGACGAGACCGACTCCGGCCTGGACGTCGACGCCCTGCGCGTCGTCTCCGAGGGCGTCAACCGCGTCCGCGAGACCGGCGAGGTCGGCACCCTGCTGATCACGCACTACACGCGCATCCTGCGCTACATCAAGCCCGACTTCGTCCACGTCTTCTCCGCCGGCCGCATCGTCGAGTCCGGCGGAGCCGAGCTCGCCGACAAGCTGGAGAACGAGGGCTACGAGGCTTACACGAAGGGTGGCGTATCCGCGTGA
- a CDS encoding cysteine desulfurase: MTQLPGLLDTEAIRKDFPILDRQVHDGKKLVYLDNAATSQKPRQVLDALNEYYERYNANVHRGVHVLAEEATALYEGARDKVAAFINAPSRDEVIFTKNASESLNLVANMLGWADEPYRVDHETEIVITEMEHHSNIVPWQLLSQRTGAKLKWFGLTDDGRLDLSNINEIITEKTKIVSFVLVSNILGTVNPVEAIVRRAQEVGALVLIDASQAAPHMPLDVQALQADFVAFTGHKMCGPTGIGVLWGRQELLEDLPPFLGGGEMIETVSMHSSTYAPAPHKFEAGTPPIAQAVGLGAAIDYLSSIGMDKILAHEHALTEYAVKRLLEVPDLRIIGPTTAEDRGAAISFTLGDIHPHDVGQVLDEQGIAVRVGHHCARPVCLRYGIPATTRASFYLYSTPAEIDALVDGLEHVRNFFG, encoded by the coding sequence GTGACGCAGCTGCCGGGCCTCCTCGACACCGAGGCGATCCGCAAGGACTTCCCCATCCTGGACCGTCAGGTCCACGACGGTAAGAAGCTCGTGTACCTGGACAACGCGGCGACTTCGCAGAAGCCGCGCCAGGTGCTGGACGCCCTCAACGAGTACTACGAGCGCTACAACGCCAACGTCCACCGCGGTGTGCATGTGCTCGCCGAGGAGGCCACGGCGCTGTACGAGGGCGCGCGCGACAAGGTCGCCGCGTTCATCAACGCGCCGAGCCGCGACGAGGTGATCTTCACCAAGAACGCCTCGGAGTCGCTCAACCTCGTGGCCAACATGCTGGGCTGGGCCGACGAGCCCTACCGCGTGGACCACGAGACCGAGATCGTCATCACGGAGATGGAGCACCACTCCAACATCGTGCCGTGGCAGCTGCTGTCGCAGCGCACCGGCGCCAAGCTGAAGTGGTTCGGCCTCACCGACGACGGCCGCCTCGACCTGTCCAACATCAACGAGATCATCACCGAGAAGACGAAGATCGTCTCCTTCGTGCTGGTGTCGAACATCCTGGGCACGGTCAACCCGGTCGAGGCGATAGTGCGCCGCGCTCAGGAGGTCGGCGCCCTCGTGCTGATCGACGCCTCGCAGGCCGCCCCGCACATGCCGCTGGACGTGCAGGCCCTCCAGGCGGACTTCGTGGCCTTCACCGGCCACAAGATGTGCGGTCCGACGGGCATCGGCGTCCTCTGGGGCCGGCAGGAGCTGCTTGAGGACCTTCCGCCGTTCCTCGGCGGCGGCGAGATGATCGAGACGGTGTCGATGCACTCGTCGACGTACGCTCCCGCCCCGCACAAGTTCGAGGCGGGCACCCCGCCGATCGCCCAGGCGGTCGGCCTCGGTGCGGCGATCGACTATCTCTCCTCGATCGGCATGGACAAGATCCTCGCCCACGAGCACGCGCTCACCGAGTACGCGGTGAAGCGGCTCCTGGAGGTCCCCGACCTGCGGATCATCGGCCCGACCACGGCCGAGGACCGCGGCGCGGCGATCTCGTTCACGCTCGGTGACATCCACCCGCACGACGTGGGCCAGGTTCTCGACGAGCAGGGCATCGCGGTACGCGTGGGTCATCACTGCGCACGCCCCGTCTGCCTGCGGTACGGAATTCCTGCGACCACGCGAGCGTCGTTCTATCTGTACTCCACGCCGGCCGAGATCGACGCACTGGTCGACGGCCTGGAGCACGTCCGGAACTTCTTCGGCTGA
- the sufU gene encoding Fe-S cluster assembly sulfur transfer protein SufU codes for MKLDSMYQEVILDHYKHPHGRGLRDGDAEVHHVNPTCGDEITLRVKYDGEQIADISYEGQGCSISQASASVLNELLVGKDLADAQKVQETFLELMQSKGRIEPDDAMEEILEDAVAFAGVSKYPARVKCALLSWMAWKDATAQALGESAERKTA; via the coding sequence GTGAAGCTTGATTCGATGTACCAGGAAGTCATCCTGGACCACTACAAGCACCCGCACGGGCGGGGCTTGCGGGATGGCGATGCCGAGGTGCACCACGTCAACCCGACGTGCGGCGACGAGATCACGCTGCGCGTGAAGTACGACGGCGAGCAGATCGCGGACATCTCGTACGAGGGCCAGGGCTGCTCGATCAGCCAGGCCTCGGCCTCCGTGCTGAACGAGCTGCTCGTCGGCAAGGACCTGGCCGACGCGCAGAAGGTCCAGGAGACCTTCCTGGAGCTGATGCAGTCCAAGGGCCGCATCGAGCCGGACGACGCGATGGAGGAGATCCTGGAGGACGCGGTCGCGTTCGCCGGTGTCTCCAAGTACCCGGCCCGTGTGAAGTGCGCCCTCCTGAGCTGGATGGCATGGAAGGACGCGACGGCCCAGGCACTGGGCGAGAGCGCCGAGAGGAAGACGGCATGA
- a CDS encoding metal-sulfur cluster assembly factor produces the protein MSDNDTLTTKPASEEEVREALYDVVDPELGIDVVNLGLIYGIHIDDANIATIDMTLTSAACPLTDVIEDQAKSATDGIVNELRINWVWMPPWGPDKITDDGREQLRALGFNV, from the coding sequence ATGAGCGACAACGACACTCTGACGACGAAGCCCGCCTCCGAGGAAGAGGTCCGTGAGGCGCTGTACGACGTCGTCGACCCCGAGCTGGGCATCGACGTCGTCAACCTCGGCCTCATCTACGGCATCCACATCGACGACGCGAACATCGCGACGATCGACATGACCCTCACCTCGGCGGCCTGCCCGCTGACGGATGTCATCGAGGACCAGGCCAAGTCCGCCACGGACGGCATCGTCAACGAACTGCGCATCAACTGGGTCTGGATGCCGCCGTGGGGCCCGGACAAGATCACGGACGACGGCCGTGAGCAGCTGCGCGCGCTCGGCTTCAACGTCTGA
- a CDS encoding AbfB domain-containing protein gives MAENKSRPPRKQPWENGWTPDTSREPGTRRLWLAGAVALATVVACVTAIAVTGRDSDDTSSSVPDAITAVDTSGPGLISFASPSASGVVTPSGTSRPSSARPSTTASGRPGHHATTTPTASAEPSKSSAPHGSSPRPKPSTAGTSIRSVNYPDRYWQVSGGYVALAPADSAADRRDATFKRVKGLADASCYSFTTADGGYLRHRDFVLRDERDDGSSLFERDATFCPRPSPYSGAVTLESINYPGRFLRHQNFRLRLDPYQNSALYQADSAFLLVNGLS, from the coding sequence ATGGCAGAGAACAAGTCCCGGCCCCCTCGGAAGCAACCGTGGGAGAACGGCTGGACCCCGGACACCTCCCGCGAGCCGGGGACGCGGCGGCTCTGGCTGGCCGGTGCCGTCGCCCTGGCCACCGTCGTCGCGTGCGTGACGGCAATTGCCGTGACAGGGAGGGATTCTGACGACACGTCATCATCCGTGCCGGATGCGATAACCGCGGTCGACACATCGGGGCCCGGCCTCATCTCGTTCGCCAGCCCCTCCGCAAGTGGCGTCGTGACACCGAGCGGCACGAGCCGTCCGTCGTCCGCCCGGCCCTCGACAACCGCCTCCGGGCGGCCGGGCCACCACGCCACCACCACACCCACGGCCTCCGCCGAGCCGTCCAAGTCGTCCGCGCCCCACGGCAGTTCGCCCCGACCGAAGCCCTCGACGGCCGGCACGTCCATCCGCTCGGTCAACTACCCCGACCGCTACTGGCAGGTGAGCGGCGGCTACGTCGCACTCGCACCGGCCGACTCCGCCGCGGACCGGCGGGACGCCACGTTCAAGCGGGTCAAGGGCCTTGCGGACGCCTCGTGTTACTCCTTCACGACAGCCGACGGCGGCTACCTCCGCCACCGCGACTTCGTCCTGCGCGACGAGCGCGACGACGGCTCGTCCCTCTTCGAGCGGGACGCCACGTTCTGCCCCCGTCCCTCGCCCTACTCCGGCGCGGTCACCCTGGAGTCGATCAACTATCCGGGCCGCTTCCTGCGCCACCAGAACTTCCGGCTGCGCCTGGATCCCTACCAGAACAGCGCGCTGTACCAGGCGGACTCGGCGTTCCTGCTGGTGAACGGGCTGAGCTGA
- a CDS encoding oxidoreductase: MSDSSGWGPSGPYAGPPGGWGWTPPPPPPKPGVIPLAPLGVDTVFGGAFATMRRYAGPLFGLAILAYVALGALLAGAGTVAYFSVRDHADALYATHGDPLWSDVRPVLLAFGTVWALALVGLLAAGAFVQASCAATLHDAVLGRRTTLRQVWRRSWPRTPSVLGVWLLLGLVVLVPTLLFVALFVSFVLAVVSGTVLPVGILFLLAMLTVPLTVWLYVLFGFAPAAAVLESARPVQALRRSVRLVKGAWWRTFGILLLGGMTVLIVSLAIGLPLSFAMPRPQPYDMSHPPPTDMADAFANSLHGMGGYMVLSMAGNLITQMFAMVFLPLIATLLYIDQRIRREGLADVLLRAM; the protein is encoded by the coding sequence ATGTCGGACAGTTCGGGGTGGGGACCATCGGGGCCGTACGCGGGCCCTCCCGGCGGCTGGGGCTGGACCCCTCCGCCCCCGCCGCCCAAGCCGGGCGTCATACCGCTCGCACCACTCGGCGTGGACACCGTCTTCGGCGGCGCGTTCGCCACGATGCGCCGCTATGCCGGGCCGCTGTTCGGACTCGCGATCCTGGCGTACGTCGCCCTGGGCGCCCTGCTGGCGGGTGCAGGGACCGTGGCGTACTTCTCGGTGCGGGACCATGCCGACGCCCTCTACGCCACGCACGGTGATCCGCTCTGGTCCGACGTCCGCCCGGTCCTGCTCGCCTTCGGCACGGTGTGGGCCCTCGCGCTGGTGGGCCTGCTGGCGGCAGGCGCGTTCGTCCAGGCTTCGTGCGCGGCGACCCTGCACGACGCGGTGCTGGGCCGGCGGACCACCCTGCGCCAGGTCTGGCGGCGCTCCTGGCCGCGCACTCCGTCCGTACTCGGCGTGTGGCTGCTGCTCGGCCTGGTCGTGCTGGTCCCGACGCTGCTGTTCGTCGCGCTGTTCGTGTCCTTCGTGCTGGCGGTGGTCTCCGGGACGGTGCTGCCCGTCGGAATCCTCTTCCTGCTGGCGATGCTGACGGTGCCGCTGACGGTCTGGCTGTACGTCCTGTTCGGCTTCGCCCCGGCGGCCGCCGTACTGGAGTCGGCGCGGCCCGTGCAGGCGCTGCGCCGCTCGGTGCGGTTGGTCAAGGGCGCGTGGTGGCGCACGTTCGGCATCCTGCTGCTCGGCGGGATGACGGTGCTGATCGTGTCGCTCGCCATCGGGCTGCCGCTGAGCTTCGCGATGCCCAGGCCCCAGCCGTACGACATGTCGCATCCGCCGCCCACGGACATGGCCGACGCTTTCGCGAACTCCCTGCATGGCATGGGGGGTTACATGGTGCTGTCGATGGCCGGAAACCTCATCACCCAGATGTTCGCGATGGTGTTCCTGCCGCTGATCGCCACGCTGCTCTACATCGACCAGCGCATCCGCCGGGAAGGGCTCGCTGACGTGCTGCTGAGAGCCATGTGA
- a CDS encoding multidrug efflux SMR transporter gives MGYVQLAGAIAAEVAATTALKYSDGFHRFWPSLITVIGYGLSFVLLAWTLKTVSVGTAYAIWAGAGTAAIAAIGMLFLGEGLNAAKLAGIALIIVGVVVLNLGGAH, from the coding sequence ATGGGATATGTGCAGCTCGCCGGAGCCATCGCCGCCGAGGTGGCCGCCACGACCGCGTTGAAGTACAGCGACGGCTTCCACCGGTTCTGGCCCTCGCTGATCACCGTCATCGGATACGGCCTCTCGTTCGTGCTCCTCGCCTGGACCCTGAAGACCGTCTCGGTCGGCACGGCCTACGCGATCTGGGCCGGCGCCGGCACCGCCGCCATCGCCGCGATCGGCATGCTGTTCCTCGGGGAGGGCCTGAACGCCGCCAAGCTCGCCGGGATCGCGCTGATCATCGTCGGGGTCGTGGTGCTGAACCTCGGAGGTGCGCACTGA
- a CDS encoding TetR/AcrR family transcriptional regulator yields the protein MVRRYDPERRQRIIDAAIRVVGAGGLAGLSHRSVAAEADVPLGSTTYHFKTLDELMVAALRQANEGYAAWVAARPGLADPDTDLAGELAAMTGEWLAGDPTVVELSYELYLAALRRPALRPVAAEWVEVLAAPIARRTDPATARAVVALIDGICLQVLLTGVPYDERQAREVLGRVIASPASPASPASSASSSSSARGNREPFDDRRGTGGAPGP from the coding sequence ATGGTTCGGCGCTACGACCCCGAGCGGCGCCAGAGGATCATCGACGCGGCGATCCGTGTGGTGGGCGCGGGGGGCCTCGCCGGGCTGAGCCACCGCTCCGTCGCCGCCGAGGCCGACGTGCCGCTCGGCTCCACCACGTACCACTTCAAGACCCTCGACGAACTGATGGTCGCGGCGCTGCGGCAGGCGAACGAAGGGTACGCCGCGTGGGTCGCGGCCCGCCCTGGGCTGGCGGACCCCGACACCGACCTGGCCGGGGAACTCGCCGCGATGACAGGCGAATGGCTCGCCGGCGACCCCACCGTCGTAGAGCTGTCGTACGAGCTCTACCTCGCCGCGCTCCGCCGCCCCGCCCTGCGCCCGGTCGCCGCCGAATGGGTCGAGGTCCTGGCCGCCCCCATTGCCCGCCGCACCGATCCGGCCACCGCCCGTGCCGTCGTCGCCCTGATCGACGGGATCTGTCTGCAAGTGCTGCTGACGGGGGTGCCGTACGACGAGAGGCAGGCGCGGGAGGTACTGGGGCGGGTCATCGCCTCCCCGGCCTCCCCGGCCTCCCCGGCGTCTTCGGCATCCTCTTCTTCATCCGCTCGCGGAAACCGTGAACCTTTTGACGACCGGCGGGGAACAGGGGGTGCGCCCGGTCCCTGA